The region GCCGACGCGATCCAGAGGTCGTACATCCGGTGCGACTGCGGCGTGATTCCGCCCTGCGGCCAACCGAAGCCGTCAACTGCCTTGCCGACGTCACAGCCGGTGAGCAGGGTCAGCAGCGCCGCGCCACCGACACCGAGCCCGGCGAACCGGACGGCATTACGCCGTTGGCTGCGCCTTCCGGCCGTGGGCCGTACATCTGAACCCCTTGCGACCACCTGGTCCTGCCTCCCTAGCGCGCCGCTGGTGTCTGTTTTCCGTACCAACAGCAAAGGCGTCACCGACGGTCGCAGATTACTCGACCATGCCGGGCTGGACGGCTCTGGGGTCACTCTGTCCCCCAATGGGGATCTTGCTCGATCCGTCGCGGGTTAACGTACGAGTGTGAACCCCGTACCGCCACCGGAGAGCGCGACGCCGGTCTACTTCGACACCGCCACCGCCGCGCCACTGCACCCGGTGGCCCGCCAGGCCCTGCTCGCCGCCCTCACCGACGGCTGGGCCGACCCGGCCAAGCTCTACACCCAGGCCCGCCGGGCACGCCAGCTACTCGACGCGGCGCGGGCCGCGACCGCCGACATCCTGCGGGTACGCCCCGACGAGCTGTCCTTCACCGCCAGCGGTACGACCGCGGCGCACGCCGCCGTGCTCGGCGGGTTGGCCGGTCGCCGCCGCGCGGGGAGCACGCTGGTGCACTCGGCGATCGAACACTCCGCGGTGCTGCATGCCGCGCAGCGGCACGTGGCCGCCGGCGGCTCGGCGGTGTCCGTACCGGTGGACCGGCTCGGTCGGATCGACCCGGCGGCCTGGTCGGCGGCGGTGAGCGCGCCCGGTGTGGCGTACGCCGCACTGATCAGCGCCAGTCACGAGGTCGGCACGGTCCAGCCGGTGACGGCGGCGGCGCGGGCGTGCGCGGACGTCGGGGTGCCGCTCTACGTCGACGCGGCCCAGTCGCTCGGCCGGGTGCCGGTGCCGGAGGGCTGGTCGGTGCTGTCGGCCAGCGCACACAAGTGGGGCGGTCCGCCGGGGGTGGGGCTGCTGGTCGTACGCAAGGGCACCCGCTGGCTGTCGCCGTATCCGGAGGACGAGCGGGAGGCCGGGCGTACGCCGGGGGTGTTGAATCTGCCGGCGATCGTGGCGGCGGCGGCCGCGCTGCGGGCGGTGAGCGCCGACGCGGTCGCGGAGGCGGCCCGGCTCTCGACCCTGGTCGACCGGATCCGGGCGACCGTCGCCGCGACGGTCCCGGACGTCGAGGTGGTCGGCGACCCGATCGACCGACTGCCGCACCTGGTCACCTTCTCCTGCCTGTACGTCGACGGCGAGGCGCTGCTGCACGCGCTGGACCGGCGCGGGTTCGCGGTCTCGTCCGGCTCGTCCTGCACCTCTTCGACGTTGGAACCGTCGCATGTGCTGGCAGCGATGGGAGTGTTGTCACACGGCAACGTACGAATCTCGCTGCACCGGGAGAGCACCGCCGCCGAGGTGGACCGTTTCCTGGCCGAATTGCCGACGGTCGTCGCCGACCTGCGGGCCGAGGCCGGCGTGGTGGGCCTGTGACCACCTCCGCCTCCTCCGATCCGGTCGAGGTGCTGGACTGCCTCGGCCAGCGCTGCCCACTACCGGTGATCGCCGCCGCCCGCCGCCTACCCGAGCTGCCCATCGGCGCGGTCCTCCGAGTACTCGCCGACGACCCCGCCGCCGCGATCGACTTCCCCGCCTGGTGCCGCATGCGCGGCCAGGAGTTCGTCGCCGCGCTCTCCGTCGACAACTCCCCCGCCTACGACCTGCGCCGCCTCCAGTGACCCTCGTTGCGCGGCGGCGGCACACATTCATCGGTCACGTACGCGGCTGACGGCTGGTCGATCCAGATCAGGCGCAACTGGCGGCCGGTACGCCGGAGAACCCCCATCGCGATCTCCGCGTTCGCGAAGCTTCCGGTGAGGGTTCTGTCGTCCGCACTGAGCCAGACGCGCTCCTCGAACGCGACGCCCCAGGCGTAGACCCGCCCGTCGACGCGGTCGCCGTACTCCTCGCAGACGGCGAAGCGCCGGGGTGCGTAGTCGGTGGCCAGTTCGACCATGAGCTGGTGGAACTCCTCGGGCGTGCCGAGCGGGGTGTCGACCGGTACGGGCATCACGTCGTCCATCTCAACCTCCTACGCATCACCTGTTGCTATACGTATAGTCGACTCCCTTGCGTAACGGAAGGGCTACCGGGATGATGCTTTGTATCGATTCCCGTTGGAGGTGCCGTACCCGTGACGACCCGTACCGACCCTTCCGCGCTGCGCTGGCTGATCGGCGCCGAGCTGAGCCGCTACCGACGTGACGTACCGATGTCGCTGAGCGAACTCGCCACCGCGACCGGGATCGGCAAGCCGAAGCTCGGCCACATGGAGAGCGGTCGCTACCAGCAGTTTCCCGACGACATCGCGACCGTGCTGCGGGCCTGCGGCGCCGACCAGCCGGCGATCGAACGGCTCACCTCGCTGGCCACCCGGTCCGACGCCAAGACCTGGTGGGCACCCTGGGCAAACGTGATGCCGGACTGGTTCAAGACCTACGTCGGGCTCGAAGGGCTGGCCGAGGGTGCCTTCGTCTTCGAGTCCATGGTGATCCCCGGACTGTTGCAGACCGAGGAGTACGCCCAGGCGCTGACCATCGGCACCGGCTTCGTCCGACCCGACCACGCCGAGCGGTTCGTGTCGTTCCGCCAGACCCGCGCCCGGCGGTTGACCGAGGACGAGCCGCTGACCCTGCACGCGGTGATCGGCGAGGCGGCCCTACGCCTACGCGTCAACGGCGACGAGACCCGCCGCGCCCAGCTCGCCCACCTGGTGAAAATGTCCGAGCTGCCGAACATCACGGTCCAGATCATCCGCCCCGAGGACGGCCCGCACGCGGCCGGCGCTATCGGCAGTTTCTGCGTTTTGGAGTTCGGTCGCGTCCGGCCGATCGCCTACACCGAACTGCTCGACGGGGCGATGTACGTGCAGGATCCGGACACCGTACGGACTTATAACATGGTGGCAGACAACCTGCGCCAGGTCGCCCTCTCCCCCGCCGATTCACGCGCGATGATCCGGGAGCTGGCCGGTCTGGCCTAGCCGCCCCGGAGGCCCCCGTGTCCACCCCCGACCTGAGCCGCGCCCGCTGGGTCAAGAGCAGCCGCAGCACCAACAACGGAGCGTGCGTCGAGTGCGCGTTCCAACCCACCACGATTGCCGTACGCGACAGCAAGGACCCGTCCGGGCCCGTGCTGGTCTTCGACCGCTCCGCCTGGTCAGCGTTTCTCTTTCACGCTGGACGATGAGTTTGAGGGTCGGCGGGGGTTGTACGTCCTGACGGATGTCATCAAGCCGGAGGGATTGGCCTACCCATGTCGACCAACGAAGAGCAGATTCGGGCGCTGATCGGGCGCTGGGCCGAGGCGGTGCACGGCGGGGACCTGGACGGGGTGCTCGCCGACCACGCCAAAGATGTGGTGATGTTCGACGTTCCGCCGCCGTACGAGGGGGTGCGCGGGCTCGACGCCTACCGGGAGACGTGGCCGCCCTTCTTCGAGTGGCAGCGCACGGGCGCCTCGTTCGAGATCGAGTCGCTGGAGGTGACCGCCGGCGACGACGTCGCGTTCGCGTACGCCCTGGCGCGCTGCGGGACCGAGCAGGATCTCGCCGCCAACCCGGCCAGTCGCCTGCGACTGACCTTCGGCCTGCGCAGGGAGAACGGCTGCTGGCTGATCGCCCACGAACACCACTCGTTCCCGCTGGCCGACCCGGAAGACAACAATCCCGACGCCGAGCGGGAGGTGCGGGAGCTGCACGAGCGGTGGTTCGCCGACACCGCCGCGAACGACCTGGACAGCATGATGGCCGTCATCGCCGACGACGTCGTCTCGTACGAGCACGAGGAGCCGCTGCGCTACGTCGGCGTCGACGCCGTACGCGAACTCTGTCAGCGCAACCTCGACGCCGCTCCCGGTGAGACGGCCGTGAGCTGGACGGTGCCCGACCTGAAGATCCTGGTACGCGGTGACCTGGCCGTCGCCTGGGGCCTCAACCACGTACGCATCGAGCCGCCCGACGCCCCGGCCATCGACAGTTGGTCCCGTGGCACCCGGGTCTTCGAACGCCGCAACGGCACCTGGCTGCTAACCCACCAACACCTGTCCGTCCCCTACTCCCCCACCACCGGCGCGGCCCGAACCGACCTCCAGCCCTGACCCGAGCCGTCAAGAGCCGTTGATCATGAAGTTAGCGACGGATTTTCCGAGTTCAGGCGTCGCTAACTTCATGATCAACGAAGGCAGGCGACCGGTGGGAGGCCGACCGGGGGTTACTGGAGGTAGGTGAGGATGGCGGGGAGGGGGTCGCCGGGGATGGAGGTGTCGACGACCAGGCGGGGGCCGATGTAGGGCTCGTACTCGGCGCGGCGGACCAGGGTCTGTTCCCAGGTGGGGACCAGGGGGGCGGCAACCCGCTCTTCCACCCGGCGGCGGTGTTCGGCCTCGTCGGCGCACCAGACCTCGATCACCCGCAGCGGCACCCCGGCCCGCTCGGCCAGATCGTGCCAGAGGCCACGGGCCGAGGCGACCGGGTTGACCGCGTCGACGATCACCGGCAGGCCGAGGCCGAGCTGCACCTCGGCCAGCGCGGCGACGCTGCCGTACGAGATCAGGCCGGCCTGGTCGTTGAAGACGCCGTGCTCGGCGAGCACTCGTTCGATCGGGTCGACCGGCAGCACCGGGGCGTTCAGGGCCGCCCCGAGCCGGGCCGCCAGGGTGCTCTTACCCACCCCGGGCAGCCCGGCGAACGCGACGAGGTGTCCGCTCACGCGTTCAGGTACGGCCGGATGTCCTCGGCGGCCTCGCCCCCGTACGACTCGGCCATCCGCTTGATGAACAGGTCGCTGCGGACCTCGTACTCCTGCGGGCCGACGGTTTCCAGCACATGGGTGGCGATCAGCGAGCCGACCTGGGCGGCCCGTTCCAGGCCCAGTCCCCAGGAGATCGCGGCGAGGAAACCGGCCCGGAAGCCGTCGCCGACGCCGGTCGGGTCGGTCGCCTCGATCTCGCGGGCGATCGGGACCCGGAACGTCGCGAAGTCGCGGCCGGCGATCTCCACCCCGTCCTTGCCGAGCGTGGTGACCCTGACCTTGACCCGCTCCAGGAGCTGGGCGTCGGTCAGCCCGGCCTTGCTCTGCAACAGCGACTTCTCGTACTCGTTGGTCATCAGGTATTCGGCGCCGTCGATCAGGGCGTTGACGTCGCTGCCCTCCATCCGGGCGAGCTGCTGCGACGGGTCGGCGGCGAAGGCGTAACCGCGCTCCCGGCACTCGGCGGAGTGGCGGAGCATCGCGGCCGGGTCGTTCGCGCTGACCAGGACCAGGTCGAGGCCGCCGACCCGGTCGGCGACCGGGGCCAGCTCGATGTTGCGGGCCTCGCTCATCGCCCCGGCGTAGAAGGAGGCGATCTGGCACATGTCGAGGTCGGTGGTGCAGACGAAGCGGGCGGTGTGTGCAACCTCGCTTACGTGCACCGAGTCGCAGTCGACGCCGTGGCGCTCCAACCAGGACCGGTAGTCGGCGAAGTCGGCACCGACGGCGCCGAGCAGGATCGGCCGCAGTCCGAGCTGCGCCATCCCGAAGGCGATGTTGGCCGCCACCCCACCACGGCGGAGCACGAGGTCGTCGACGAGGAAGGAGAGGGACACCTTGTCGAGCTGGTCGGCGAGGAGCTGGTCGGCGAACCTGCCCGGGAAGTGCATCAGGTGGTCAGTGGCGATCGAGCCAGTAACGGCGATCTTCATGTCGGCCCTCGGGTCGGTGTCGGTTGTACAGCCGAGTAAGCCTACCGGCCCGGCCACCGTGTCGTCGCCGGTCCGTCGGTCAGCGTCCACCGCCGGGCCACGAAGCGCAAGGACGAAGAAATCCCCGGTACGGCAAAAAAGCGGGACCTCCCGCCAACTCCCCTGTCCAGCCGACGGGTCAGTACGTCGGGCAGGCAGCGGAGGTGGCACGGAGGCCCCGCCGGTGGTTCTGGTGGGACACGCCGGGGGCGCGTCGCCGAGCGGTCGGCTCTAGTGGAACGAGTCGCCGCAGGCGCAGGAGTTCTGCGCGTTCGGGTTGTCGATGGTGAAGCCCTGGGCGTCGATCCGGTCGGCGAAGTCGATGGTCGCGCCGGTGAGGTACGGAACGCTCATCCGGTCGACGACAACCTCTACGCCGCCGAAGTCGTTGACGACGTCGCCGTCGAGCGAACGCTCGTCGAAGAAGAGCTGGTACCGCAGGCCGGAGCAGCCACCCGGCTGGACGGCGACCCGCAGCCGCAGGTCGTCGCGGCCTTCCTGCTCGATCAGGGCCTTGACCTTCTGCGCCGCGATGTCGGTGAGGGCAATGCTGCTTGGGGCCTTTGCCTCGGTCGACTCAGTCGACTCGGTCTGCACTGGCGTGGTCACGTGAAAGTCTCCCCTGCGACGGTGTCTTTGGGTCCGTACTGGCCAACGCTAGCCCTCTGACCGGCCATTCCCAATGTGGTTCGGATCTAATTGTAGGTCGATGAGGTGCGGGTCACCCGGCTGCCGGCGCGCTCGCCGGTCCGAGGCTCGCTTCCAGGACCGCCCGCTGGGTGGGCCGGGCCTCTTCCTGCCGCTGCCGACCCGTGTCGGTGAGCGTGACGAACACGCCGCGACGGTCCTGCTCGCAGAGCGCCCGACAGACCAACCCGTCGCGTTCCAGCCGGGCAACCGCCCGGCTCAGCGCGCTCTGACTCAGGTGTACCAGTTCGGCCAGCTCCTGCATGCGAAGTTTGGCCGCCTCTGCACTGGCGAGTCGGTCGATGACCTCGAATTCGCTCATTCCGAGGCCGTGCCGATCGTGCAGCTCGCGTTCGAGCGCGCACGAAGCCGCGGCGTACCTGCTGGCGAGGTGACGCCATTCGGTTACCAGCCGGTCGTCTTCGGACACGCCGCGATCCTACCAGATGCTCAAGCAAAATGTGTTCATGCACTTATTGCTTGTGCATTAGATGCAGGCGCAAGTAAGTTCCCTGACATGGCGCTTTCCACAACTCCGACCAAATCCGACAGCGAGCCACCATCCGGGCACACTGCCCCGGAGCCCACCACCGCCGGCGGGCCGCACATGACCGCCCGCCTGTACGGCACCCTGCTCGTACTCTGTGGCGCGCTGTTCCTCGACGGTCTCGACATCTCGATGGTCGGCGTGGCACTGCCCTCGATCCAGAGCGACCTCGGCCTGTCCAACTCGGCCCTCCAGTGGATCGTCAGCGGATACGTGCTCGGCTACGGCGGCCTGCTGCTGCTCGGTGGCCGGGCCGCCGACCTGCTCGGCCGGCGCCGGGTCTTCCTCTGGGCGATCGGCGTGTTCGCCGTCGCGTCCCTGCTCGGCGGCCTGGTCGACGACCCGAACCTGCTGATCGGCACCCGCTTCGTCAAGGGCGTCGCCGCCGCGTTCACCGCGCCGGCCGGCCTGTCGATCATCACCACCACGTTCCACGAGGGCCCGGCCCGCAACAGGGCGCTGAGCTTCTACACCGCCTGCGGGGCCAGCGGCTTCTCCATGGGTCTCATCCTCGGCGGGCTGCTGACCGAGGCCGGCTGGCGCCTGACCTTCCTGCTGCCGGCACCGATCGCCCTGGTCATCCTGATCGCCGGCATCCGGCTCATCCCGCGTCACCGCACCGAGCGTCCGACCGGTGCCGGCTACGACCTCGGCGGCGCGGCCACCTCCACCGCGGCGCTACTGCTCCTGGTGTACGCCGTGGTCGAAGCGCCGAACGCCGGCTGGCTTTCGGCCCGTACGCTCGGGTCCTTCGCCCTGGTGGCGGCGCTGGTCGTGGCGTTCGTGGCGATCGAACGCCGGGTCGCCCACCCGCTGGTACGCCTGGGCATCCTGCGTAACCGGACCCTGGTCCGGGCCAACCTGGGCGCGCTCGCGGTGACCGGTTCCTACATCGGGTTCCAGTTCATCGGCACGCTGTACGTGCAGGTGGTGCTCGGCTGGTCGCCGCTGTCGATGGCGCTGGCGTTCCTGCCGGCCGGGCTCATCGTCGCCTTCGGCGGGCCACGGGTCGGCGGGCTGGTCAACCGGTTCGGCACCGCCCCGGTGGTGGCCGGCGGCTTCGTCGCCTTCCTGGCCGCGTACCTGTTGTTCCTGCGGATCGACGGGCAGGCACACTACGTCGGGGTGATCCTGCCCACGATGCTGCTGCTCGGCGCCGGGTTCGCACTGGCCTTCCCGACCCTGAACATCCAGGGCACCTCCGGGGTGGCCGACGAGGAGCAGGGGCTCGCCTCCGGGCTGGTCCAGACCTCGTTCCAGATCGGCGGGGCGATCGCCCTGGCCGGGGTCACCGC is a window of Micromonospora sp. NBC_01699 DNA encoding:
- a CDS encoding cysteine desulfurase family protein, whose protein sequence is MNPVPPPESATPVYFDTATAAPLHPVARQALLAALTDGWADPAKLYTQARRARQLLDAARAATADILRVRPDELSFTASGTTAAHAAVLGGLAGRRRAGSTLVHSAIEHSAVLHAAQRHVAAGGSAVSVPVDRLGRIDPAAWSAAVSAPGVAYAALISASHEVGTVQPVTAAARACADVGVPLYVDAAQSLGRVPVPEGWSVLSASAHKWGGPPGVGLLVVRKGTRWLSPYPEDEREAGRTPGVLNLPAIVAAAAALRAVSADAVAEAARLSTLVDRIRATVAATVPDVEVVGDPIDRLPHLVTFSCLYVDGEALLHALDRRGFAVSSGSSCTSSTLEPSHVLAAMGVLSHGNVRISLHRESTAAEVDRFLAELPTVVADLRAEAGVVGL
- a CDS encoding sulfurtransferase TusA family protein, with amino-acid sequence MTTSASSDPVEVLDCLGQRCPLPVIAAARRLPELPIGAVLRVLADDPAAAIDFPAWCRMRGQEFVAALSVDNSPAYDLRRLQ
- a CDS encoding helix-turn-helix domain-containing protein, whose product is MTTRTDPSALRWLIGAELSRYRRDVPMSLSELATATGIGKPKLGHMESGRYQQFPDDIATVLRACGADQPAIERLTSLATRSDAKTWWAPWANVMPDWFKTYVGLEGLAEGAFVFESMVIPGLLQTEEYAQALTIGTGFVRPDHAERFVSFRQTRARRLTEDEPLTLHAVIGEAALRLRVNGDETRRAQLAHLVKMSELPNITVQIIRPEDGPHAAGAIGSFCVLEFGRVRPIAYTELLDGAMYVQDPDTVRTYNMVADNLRQVALSPADSRAMIRELAGLA
- a CDS encoding DUF397 domain-containing protein → MSTPDLSRARWVKSSRSTNNGACVECAFQPTTIAVRDSKDPSGPVLVFDRSAWSAFLFHAGR
- a CDS encoding YybH family protein, with translation MSTNEEQIRALIGRWAEAVHGGDLDGVLADHAKDVVMFDVPPPYEGVRGLDAYRETWPPFFEWQRTGASFEIESLEVTAGDDVAFAYALARCGTEQDLAANPASRLRLTFGLRRENGCWLIAHEHHSFPLADPEDNNPDAEREVRELHERWFADTAANDLDSMMAVIADDVVSYEHEEPLRYVGVDAVRELCQRNLDAAPGETAVSWTVPDLKILVRGDLAVAWGLNHVRIEPPDAPAIDSWSRGTRVFERRNGTWLLTHQHLSVPYSPTTGAARTDLQP
- a CDS encoding AAA family ATPase, with protein sequence MSGHLVAFAGLPGVGKSTLAARLGAALNAPVLPVDPIERVLAEHGVFNDQAGLISYGSVAALAEVQLGLGLPVIVDAVNPVASARGLWHDLAERAGVPLRVIEVWCADEAEHRRRVEERVAAPLVPTWEQTLVRRAEYEPYIGPRLVVDTSIPGDPLPAILTYLQ
- a CDS encoding carbohydrate kinase family protein is translated as MKIAVTGSIATDHLMHFPGRFADQLLADQLDKVSLSFLVDDLVLRRGGVAANIAFGMAQLGLRPILLGAVGADFADYRSWLERHGVDCDSVHVSEVAHTARFVCTTDLDMCQIASFYAGAMSEARNIELAPVADRVGGLDLVLVSANDPAAMLRHSAECRERGYAFAADPSQQLARMEGSDVNALIDGAEYLMTNEYEKSLLQSKAGLTDAQLLERVKVRVTTLGKDGVEIAGRDFATFRVPIAREIEATDPTGVGDGFRAGFLAAISWGLGLERAAQVGSLIATHVLETVGPQEYEVRSDLFIKRMAESYGGEAAEDIRPYLNA
- the erpA gene encoding iron-sulfur cluster insertion protein ErpA, which encodes MTTPVQTESTESTEAKAPSSIALTDIAAQKVKALIEQEGRDDLRLRVAVQPGGCSGLRYQLFFDERSLDGDVVNDFGGVEVVVDRMSVPYLTGATIDFADRIDAQGFTIDNPNAQNSCACGDSFH
- a CDS encoding MarR family winged helix-turn-helix transcriptional regulator, giving the protein MSEDDRLVTEWRHLASRYAAASCALERELHDRHGLGMSEFEVIDRLASAEAAKLRMQELAELVHLSQSALSRAVARLERDGLVCRALCEQDRRGVFVTLTDTGRQRQEEARPTQRAVLEASLGPASAPAAG
- a CDS encoding MFS transporter, translated to MALSTTPTKSDSEPPSGHTAPEPTTAGGPHMTARLYGTLLVLCGALFLDGLDISMVGVALPSIQSDLGLSNSALQWIVSGYVLGYGGLLLLGGRAADLLGRRRVFLWAIGVFAVASLLGGLVDDPNLLIGTRFVKGVAAAFTAPAGLSIITTTFHEGPARNRALSFYTACGASGFSMGLILGGLLTEAGWRLTFLLPAPIALVILIAGIRLIPRHRTERPTGAGYDLGGAATSTAALLLLVYAVVEAPNAGWLSARTLGSFALVAALVVAFVAIERRVAHPLVRLGILRNRTLVRANLGALAVTGSYIGFQFIGTLYVQVVLGWSPLSMALAFLPAGLIVAFGGPRVGGLVNRFGTAPVVAGGFVAFLAAYLLFLRIDGQAHYVGVILPTMLLLGAGFALAFPTLNIQGTSGVADEEQGLASGLVQTSFQIGGAIALAGVTAILASDAPAPGHVPDSFYPAIGLVSGIAVFGLLVAVVGVLDRRGRHRGTPADRSGLDHVPADYSRTELERIGRAA